In the genome of Oryctolagus cuniculus unplaced genomic scaffold, mOryCun1.1 SCAFFOLD_52, whole genome shotgun sequence, the window gcagtgaaacataaaaaatcCAAGGACAAAAGGAAACTAGTAAGTAgctagagaaaaacaaaaacaagaaacacaTAACTATTTAAAATGGTATCTTCCCccatgtacaatttttatttatttgaaaggcagagagagagagagagagagattgttgaAAGGCACGGTGATGTAGACATGCTCACACAAACAATCTTTGATGATCTTCTactcccctcaaatgcctgcaacagctgggctggaccagaccaaagccaggagcctggagcttcatctgggttgcccacgtgggtggcagagacccaagtacccaagtcagagttacagagagatagaaggagaggcagagagagagagaggtcttccatctgctggttcactcccaaactggccacaacagccagagctgcactgaatcgaagccaggagccaggagcttcttctgggtctcccatgcaggtgcaggggctcaaggacttgggccatcccctactgctttcccaggccatagcagagagctggatcagaagtggagcagccgggactcaaaccggcacccatatgggatgccggcactgcaggctgcagctttatctgctatgccacagagctggccttggtatttgaaattaaaatgataaaagttatcaatatttattgaaaaaataaccCACAACATGGTAttggaaaatgttattttaatacgaatatttttaagacaaaaattagATGCAAAGAGTGGCATTGTTTTCCATTTTGGCACACCTCTTTAACATCTTCATTTGCAGGACTGTggtaagaaaataccacagaatgGATGGCTTATAGGATAGAAACCggttttctcacaattctggatgTTGGATGGAGGTCCAACATCAAAATGCCTGAAGGGTTGGCTTCTCCTGAGGTTCCTCTCCTTGGGTTGCTAATAGCTTCTCTCTTGTCTTGCTGTGTTCTAAGTCCCCTTCTTATTAGGAAATCGGTTGGATTGGAGTAGGGCTGATCCTCAGGCTCTCTTCTTTAATGAATCACATCTTTCAGGATTCTATTTCCAgatacagtcacattctgagatgcTGGGTGTTAGGGCTTCTATACAGGAGTTTTGGCAGGGGTGGTGGGTGGAAGGGCTGGGTACTATCAAGTTTGTAACAAGAGCTTAAGATAAGTGAATTAGCATATTTCCTTCTGCACTAAATTTGCAGTATCACATGTCATGTAGTTTCTGGAAAACCTCATTGTTCATTCAAGAGAACAAGagtgaaaaaggcaaataatgtCTCAGATTTATTATGAGGTTAGTTTTCAGAACCACTGCTCTAAATAATTAGTGAGTATACATTACATTGACTAGAGtaaaaaatgagataatgaaaAACTTCTGGTTAATGTACAGAAAAGCAAGAAAggggaaataaaggaagaaacagatTAAACAAATAACAAGATGAGAAATTTAAATCTAACTGCACTAGCaatttacattaaatgtaaatggattaaacacTCCAATTAACAAAGATCATTAGACAAGATAAAAATGATGCCTACATATATACTGCTTACAAGAGATCtgctttaaggacagagattagCTGAAAgtagaagaatgaaaaaagacACACCATATGTAATGttttctattgctgtgtaacacCAACTGTGGATTAGCTCACAGCTGTGTAGGTCAGAAATCCAAGAATGCACTGTCTGGGTCTCAAGTCTGAAATCAAGGGGTCAACTGGATTGCATTTCACCTGGGGACTTGGGAAGAACCCACGTGCAAACTTGTCAACTTGTGAGCAGAGCTGAGGTCCCCATTTCTTTGCTGGCTGTTGTCCACACACTGCTCTGTCATCAGTTTGCCTACAATCCTTGAGACATAGCCCCACCACCTTCAAAGTCAGCCACAAAGCTGATGTCTCACCCTGACTCCACATGGTATGAAACCTTTCTCACCAGCAGAGCACCTGGTTATGTCACACCCTCTGAGGGCCATTTCCCTTGGGGTTAGTTGACCTAGAgccttaattaaaattaattttaaatgaattaaaattgtaACATCCCTTCACAAAAGCACCTAGGTTTTAGAGTTTGAATAGCTGGGAACTGCATgcacaccaggagctgggaatttggAGACCATTGTAGAATTCTGCCTACCATACCATACAAATACTAACCGAAGGAAAATTGCCTCGATTATATtaggactggaaaaaaaaaactgattgtaaaaaaagaaattagacagCCAGAGGAGGCTATTTAATATCGACAAAAGTATCAGCTCAACTGGAGGATGTAAGAATCCTAAATTTGTATGAACTGAATATAGCTTGATAGTGGTGGTGGCTCTAAGTTTGTGAAAGCCCATTAGGTGCTCACTTCAACAGCACATAGACTAAAATTGGAATGAGACACAGATGATTAACATGTCTGCTGCAcaaggatgacatgcaaattcatgaattgttccattaaaaaaaaaacatcaaaacatAAGGTTAAATTAGATGCAACTTGTTCCATCtatttttatcaataaaaatgataaaaataaaataaaaacctattgGATGCAGATAAGTACTCATGAAGAAATgcataaatacaaatattagcaaaaaagaaatgatgaaaatCAACTGTCTAAGATCTCATTCCAAGAATCTACAAAAGGAAGTGAATCATATCTAAATAGAATACATAGGAGGTAATAATATGAAAACTAGCTAATAGTTgagacttttttaaaacattaaaatcctTAGATAGCTTCaataagaaaactttaaaaagagagcAAACAGATACCAATATGGGGACTGAAAAGGGGGTCTTCACTTTAAATCATACAGATATGTGATAAGAAGATATTATGAATTATTGAAAGTCAAAAATtaagttattttggtgaaatGATATGGACAAATTATCAAAACATTCATTTCTAAAACTTACATGATAGAAAATTTGAATCATCCTATatcaaattaataattaatatcaaGTTAATAGAATCCATAGTTGaaaaatttcttcaaagaaaactaGCCTAAGAAAGCTTCATTGGTCATTTTTATGGAAAACACGTATGGCAAAAATAACAGCTATACCAGTGATGCCACTCTTTTACACTCTTCCAGAGGACTAAGAacaagtaacacacacacacacacacacacacacaccccaccctggaaaaaaaatgaaaaggaagtatcttccatctgctggttcactccccaaatgaccacagtgactggggctggatcaggttacagccaggagcccaggagcatctgggtctcccaagcagataccggggcccaaggacttgggccatcttctactactttcctcggccacagcagagagctggattggaagtggagcagccaagtctcaaactggagcccatatgggatgccagcactgcagaaggcagcttcatctgccatgccacagtgctggcccctggaactactttaaaaaaaatatttatttatttatttgaaattcagagttacacagagagaggaaaggcacagagagagagagagaggacttctatccactggttcactccccaattggccacaatggccagagccgtgcccattcaaagccaggagccaggagcttcttctgggtctcccatgggatgcaggggcctaaagacttgggccatcttctactgttttcccaggccaaagcagagagctggatctgaagaagagcagctgggactagaaccagcgcccatatgggatgccagcccttcaggccagggtgttaacccactgtaccacagtgccagcccctggaactaCTTTTTTGAGACTGTAGTCTTCTGGTCTACAGCCTGTACAAAGTTCCAGATATTTTGGGGCATGTCTTTCATTTGAACTTTTCACTACTTCCTCCAGATGAAATTCAGGGAGTGGAAGGAATGAAGTACTGGGTAAGTTTTTGGGAGTCTACCCAACATTAGAACCAATTCTCATGCTTTTAGACCCTAGAGTACCCTTTCCTCACCTATGTATAAGCAACAcctataggagtgcctgggacaCAGTAGGTGTCAAATAAATTTCCTTCACAAGAAAGATGCTATTcattttttatgtaaatattacatACTAATTGTAAAGAAAAacttacacacacagaaaagtcAAACAAAAAGTACCTGATAGTCCACCAACCCTGAAACAACCATCATTAAGTTTCCAGAGACTACTTCATTCGTCCCTTCAAAGTTCACATAAATATAGAATATTGCATAGTTTTACACCATATGCTACATTTGCATGTTTCCATTTTTCCagtcttcccctcctcccttctccccacatctCTTCTCCCTCAAGGTAACCAGTATTGATACCTGGTGTATAGTCTTCCATTGTTTTCTCCATGCACATCCAATCTCATACACACAGAAGTACATAATACATGGTATAATCATTAACAAAAACGGAACCTTGTGTATATACATTCCTGCTATAAAGCAATTATTTACCAAAACATTGTGGAACTATCATGAAGTTCTCCCATACAGAcagaactcattttaaaaattatcctcaTGCAGCTTCAAAATAAGGATTTATCACAATTTATCTAGTAATGAGTGCTTACTTTTCCAAATGgggcttttctccctctccctctaaacAATACTTCAGGAAACactcttatttgtctttttttttttttttacaggcagagtggatggtgagagagagagagacagagagaaaggtcttcctttgccattggttcaccctccaatggctgacaCAGCCggcccgctgcggctggcgcaccgcactgatccgaaggcaggagccaggtgcttctcctggtctcccatggggtgcagggcccaagcacttgggccatcctccactgcactccctggccacagcagagagctggcctggaagaagggcaaccgggacagaatccagcgccccgaccaggactagaacccggtgtgccggcaccgctaggtggaggattagctttttgagccatggcaccggccctattTGTATTCTTATGcattgatattatttttatttccatgggaAAAATTCTCAAAATTGCATCTTCTAGGTCAAaggataaatatgtatattttaaatagtttgcATTGCTGGACTGCTGGTACAAATACAAGCTAGAACACTTAGGTAAGAATACATGGTTATTTGTATAAGCTGCTCCCTTAATTTTATGAAAACCTcttaggggctggccctgtggtgtactaggttaatcctcttcctgcagtgctggcatcccatatgggctgctcactccacttccgatccagttctctgctaaggtgcctgggaaaatagcggaggatggcctaggtccttgggcccctgcacccacatgggagacccgaaagaagctcctgactcctggtcggctcagctccggccattgtgaccatttggggagtgaaccagtggatggaagacctctctctctctctgtgtatgtgtctctatttctctctgtaactctttcaagtaaataaatctttttttaaacaaaacacttAAATacttttttgatatttaaatgtGACATTTCCCAAAATAAACCAAAGTTCctcacaaacaagcaaaaaaacaaaaatacacatgtCCCCCAAGTCCAATTAGCAACagatctcttgatttttttctatctcCATGAGTGGAAGCTTGATCTCATTGGAAGTTTAGTCTGCGTTTCCCTGAGTACTACTTGGGTTCAAATCTTCTCACAGGTTAATGGCCATTTGGAGTAGTAATGAAGGCTTTTCCATTTTCAGTACATTTATAGAGTTTTTCTCCAGTGTGaattttttatgataaaatatgaGAGCTGGCTGAATACTTTCCTATATTcactacattcataaggtttttcttTGGGTGTGTTCTCTGATGTTGAATGACCTATAGCGAAAGGCTTTTTCACATGTGCCACATTcatagggtttttcttttttaatgatttctcccTCAAAGTGAGTTCTGAAGTCTGCCTTATGGATTTGATGTCTTCTGGATCCTTGCCAATTACCTTCCCCAAGTAGGTATCTGTAATCAAATCCAAATTTTTTGTGAACCCTTCCTCTTGTGTTTGGAATTTTCTGTAGGGCTCTTCCATGACAACTTTTGGTTCTGGAAAAGGAACAGATCCAAATCTAAAGCCTCTTTGACCAGTGGGCATTTTCTTTTGTGTAACAATCTTTTGACTCAAGTGACTCTCCAGACTATTTTGCAATCTCAAAATCCTGTCATTCCATGTCCATAATCTTCCCATTCTGGAATCCCATAGGCCACTTTCTGTGAGTTTCTCTACTATGGCTTCCTGTGATAAATCTTCAGAAGTATCCTCTGTTAGTACAGCATTCCTGGTTGTAAGTTTAGTTTCCAAGTctagggagggaaaaagagaaaatcaaataaCTTCTACTTCCTAAGCTGAAGAAATCTCACTAAGTGAGATAAATCATGTGAAAAATGGACTGGTAAATGAACATTTGGTTTTAATTGCCGTAAACTGACCTTACTTTCTAGGAAGAAAAAGGTAGGATTAAGGGAAGGTGGTTGAGCAAATAATCAAATTGGCTCATTCAGTgatattttctcctattaaaaaaaatccatggagcaagcatttagcttagtggttaagatgctggttaagatacctgcatctcacatcagagtacctgcatttgacacctgactccagcttatgCCTCATGCAGACCCtaaaggcagtggtgatgggagACCAATGCCTGCAGATTCTCCATGAAATGTGTGAGGCTAAATAGTTAAGAATTTTCAATAGCCTCATATGGAAAGACAGATTTGAATATAGGGTGACCAAAGGGGTCATCCCTGGGACTCACAGGGTTTGCCTGGAACTTCAAGGTGAAATGCTCTAAGGACaggatgaataaaaaaaaaaaaaaaaaaaaaaaaaaacagagcaggtTGTTCAAGGAATAATCAGCTCAGTTAAATTTCCAAGTGAATCAAAGTAGCTGAGGATTGATAGAACCCCTAATACAGCAGCCAATCAAAAGTAAATATTATTTCTTGGTGGGAAAAGATTATATATTACACAATTTCAAATTACTGCTATAGGTTTTAATAGCCAATTCTTGAAAACCAAAATAGGCATACACAAGGAGACAAAAGTCActtgagaaaaaaggcaaaaagaaataacagaaacatATCTAAAATCaatctatatattttaatgacCATAAACTTTAGAATTAATCtgtaaaattgtttatttttaaaagatttacttaatttatttgaaaggcagtgttacagagagagagagattgattgagagagatcttccatccactggttcactccccaaatggccacaatgtccagggctgggccatgatgaagccaggagccaggagtttcaattgggtctctgtcgctccccctcttcgtggaggaacgacacaggaccctgcgctgttcttttgtccgctcggccctccccgggtttgctgctggttcttcccgggttggctactatcccttccacctccgtggaagggcagttccccctggccgcattccccacttccacaggggagcggcacaccgccggccggctttctcgggggctgcacgggttcccttagatgttccccttagatgttcctcgtgcatgccgtttctctcctcctttatagtcctcctctgccaatcccaactcggctgcccacacgccgagtacgctgctctccaatcaggagcaagtcctacagttaattggttgaactggaggcagctgtgcggaagctgtttacttctctcccagcgccatattgtgggagagc includes:
- the LOC138848297 gene encoding zinc finger protein 624-like, giving the protein MDPTQSNLHKDVMLENYRNRVSLGLAVFIPDMKSHLENGKGPWAVLREISRGPYPDLETKLTTRNAVLTEDTSEDLSQEAIVEKLTESGLWDSRMGRLWTWNDRILRLQNSLESHLSQKIVTQKKMPTGQRGFRFGSVPFPEPKVVMEEPYRKFQTQEEGFTKNLDLITDTYLGKVIGKDPEDIKSIRQTSELTLREKSLKKKNPMNVAHVKKPFAIGHSTSENTPKEKPYECSEYRKVFSQLSYFIIKNSHWRKTL